GGACCATATCCAGGATGCCATTTTCTTCATCGTTGATCGTCAGGGCTGTGCCAGCCGCGACGCCGAAGGCTGCCATGATGAACGCCCCATACAAGAACGCCCCAAAAGCGATATAGCCCTCTGGCGTCGCCAGCGTATTTTCACTGCTGACGCCAAACGCTTGCATCAATGCGGGGGGCATATCTTCCATGACTGCGGCGTATTGTTTGAGCGCATCCACGTCCTGGATGATGACCGTAATCAAGAAGCCAAAGGCCCCCAGTACGCCACCCCACATCAGGATTTGACGCCAACTCCGGCGCAGGGTATTCGCAAATTCTGACCCGAACATGGCTATGCCTCCTGCTGCATCGCGGCGGCGCTGCCATTGCCATAGAAAGCCAGGAAGATCTCTTCTAAGGTTGGCTCCTGCACGCGCAGGTCCGTTACATAACCGCCGCCAATCGCACGGATCACGGGGTCAAAATCCCCTGTGAGTTGTAACCGGACGCTCTTGCCATTCTGGCTGAAGTGGCTCGTGCCATCGAGCTTCTCCAACTCAGTCCCCATGCCCGCCGGGATGGCATCACGGAAGTTGATCGTCACCCAGCGGAAGTCGACATGCGTCAGCTTCTCGATAGATTCCACTGCACGCAGACGACCATCGCGCAAGATGGCGACGCGATCACAAATCGCCTGCACTTCGCTCAGCACGTGTGACGATAAAAAGACCGTACGGCCATCCGCCCGCACTTCGTGCATGAGTTGGTTAAAAGTCTGCTGCATCAACGGGTCCAGGCCGCTGGTGGGTTCATCCAGGATGAGCAGGCGCGGTTTGTGCATCAGCGCCAGTACAATGCCCAACTTGCGCTTATTACCCGTGGAGTAATCGCGCACTCTTTTCGTCATATCCAGCTTTAAACGTTCTGCCAACTCCTGTGCATAACGTGTATCCTGCATCCCGCGCACGTTGCCAAAATAGCTCACGATGCGGTCTGCGCGCTGGTTCTTCCACAGGTTGAGCTCACCGGGCAAATAGCCAATCTGCTTATGCAGTTCGACGCTGCTTGTACGCACGTCCTGGCCAAAAATAGTCGCACTGCCTGCATCTGGCCGGATGAAATCCAGCAGCAAGCGAATCGTTGTTGTTTTGCCAGCACCGTTTGGCCCTAAATAGCCAAAGATTTCCCCCGGTTGAATCGTTAGATCGAGATTTTCCAGGGCGAGTGTGCGCTTCTCACCATGACCATAGGCTTTCGTCAGGCCTTTTGTTTGAATGACTGGTTCTGCCATTTTGTCCCCCTTCATTGGATAGGATGGCTTTAGTCGGCTGATAGGGCGTCAGAGGACTCTATTTCGTCAACGATGCTCAACACGTTATCCATAAAAGACATCATGATCGCTTTACCGGCATCGAGATCGCCGGGTGTTTCAGGCTCCAGATAGCGTTCGATCATTTCAGTCACGATGTCCATCGATTTGTCCATCGAAATAGGATACTCACCGCCCATCAACTCGTTCATGCGATACATCCCGTACTGAATGCTACTCATGACAAAACCAACCGTCTGGACATCGACGTCTTGTCTGACCGTGCCGACTTGCTGCATCATCGTTAGAAAATGGCTCATCAGATCCATGCGACGGGTATACATGGATTTCAGGTCCAGCAGGGCTAAATATTTGCCGAGGATCAGATTCTCATTGGTATACAGCGCATACAAAAAGTCATTGTCGCGCAGTGCCAAAAACAGATGCCTGAAAACGGACGTAAACGTACCACCTTGCGGGTCGTCCTGGATTCGCCGCGCAACATCTGCGATGTAAATCCGTGATTCCGCTGCTAGTACAGCCCGGAAGATGTCGTCTTTCCGCTTCCAGTGTTTGTAGAGTGTGCTCCTGGCAACACCTGCTTCATCAGCGATGTTGCTCAATGTTGTTTTGTCAAAGCCGTAATGTAAGAGCAGCGCACGGGCTGCTTGCAAGATGCGGGCTTCTGGCTCTTGCAATGAGGCATCGGGTACGATACAGGCTCCTTTGGATAAATGAGCATTATGACCAGAAAGCGCTTTCCGGTCATAATGTATACCCAAAAATCAACCCAGTCAATTAGGGCTGGCCCCCAATTATTGGGGGTTCGGGTAGGGTCATGCGGGTTCTTTGACCTTAAGGGGCAGTACTTCGCCAGGGTATGGATCGCGCTGGCTAATCTTAGCGAGGAGATAAAGGACCACGACCTTGATAGTGGCTAGGACGGGGGCCACCAAAAAAGCACCCAATGCACCACCAACAGCCGCACCAATGAAGACACCGCAGATGATCACCACAGTTGGGAGTGCAAGCGCATCCCCAATGATGACAGGCGCAATCGCGTTCCAGATGATCTGCGAAATAATGAGGTTAATCAGCACGACCAGCAGAGCCAGGCCGAAGGGCGACGTATCCATGATGACTGTCGAGCCCTGGAGGGCGGGTACAAAAGCAAGGGGCACCATTGCAATAAAGCCACCAATCGTCGGGATGAGTGAGATAAAGCCCGTGATAATGGCAAGTAGGAGCGCGTTCGGAATGCCCATCAAAATCAACTGGATATACGTCAGGAAGCCCAGCAATAACCCAACAATCACTTGCCCTTGCAAGAATGCGCCCCATACATGCTCGATACGCTTAATTAATAGAGACACTTCCCGACGATACGCGGGGGAAAGCGCATTATAGAGGGCCGTACTGCTGTGGCGGATGTCCAGCACGATGAGGAACGAGATAAATAGGGCGAGCAGGAGCGAGGCCAGGAACCCCGCTACACCACTGACGACAGATGTCACCGCGCCTGTAAGCGGTCCTGCAATGGTAATGAACTGGTCCAGAAAGGCCTGTAGCTGCTCACGGTCTGCACGGAAGGCAGCTTCATTCTGGGGTAGCGTTGTATTTGTCGCAGAGACGACTTCGCGTATTTGCTGCACAATCGGGTCAAAATCAATATGTGCCCCTGCCACAACGAGTACCGCATCTCCGGGTTCGTAAGTATCCAACCGGATGAGCAGGTCCCCGTAGGCATCCTGTGCCGAAAGCACCAGATTTTCAGCACTTTTCGTGATTGTCGGGATGATTGCCAGCACGATAAATACAATCGCAACGACAAAACCAAGATACATCACCAAGGCTGAAAGTGCCCAGGGCAACCCCAGGCGGGTGGTTAACATGCGCACCGGGTTATAAAGCACGAATGCGAGCAGCAGCGCAACAGTCAAAATCGGGAAGACAGGCGCCAGCAATAACAGGGCCAATGTGCTCGAAATCAGCAGGAACACAAGAGCGATCAGGCGTGTTGGGCGATCCCAGTTCGTTTCGACGTATGGGGTTGGGTTGGCTGGCGGCGGTGTGTTCTCAAGCATGGGCTACCTCGTACCTGAGTTTTATTTTACTACAATTCATCACAGATTTTGCGCTTGTCTGTGTCCATTAAAACAAAAAAGGCGTGCAAAAGGCACGCCAGAGCATCATATTGCGATATGGATTTCATATCCTTATTTGTGAATGACCGTGTTAAACCGCCTGATCATGACCCAAATCACGCCGACCTGGAAGATGATGCCGGTCATCAGAGCCACCCACCATAGGCCATTACCCTCAAACGCAAGCCAGTAAGCCTTGCTGATCCAATAGGGCGGGAACAGCCCGAAGATGTATTGGATTGGCTCCTGGACGAACCAGGCCAGCACGATGATCCATCCTGCAAGGCTGACGAACTTGGAATAGGCGAAGCCTTCCACTTTGTTACTGGCGAAGATGCCATAAAATAGCGAGATAATCGGTGCGAGTAAGGCACTCCCCAGTGCAATGGGGATCATCTGCCATAAAGGCAGTAATGCTTGGTCGACAAAGAGCGTGACGCCCAAACTGATGAAGAAGGCCAGCACAGCCGGTAAGCCGACGCGATACAGCACATACTGGTTGAGCGATACAGGCGTGACCATGATCGCTTTAATCGTGTTGTCGTCTTTCTCATCCAGCAGCATAAAGCCGAATATTGTCCCCACCATCACCCCGCTCGCTGTGTAGAGGATCATGTATGTGATGAACATCGGGTAGAAGTCCGTCAGGCTGTATGGAATCGCTTCGCTGGGCAGGATGCCTTGTTCCGCCAGGTAATTGTTGATAGCGGGCAAAGCCAGACGTAAGCCAATCGCAATCGCGATGACGAAGAAAAACATGAAGATCAAGAAGCTGTCGCGCCGGATGAGACGCGCATCATTCCGGCCTAATTTGCCGATTAATCGTGTCATTTGCATGAGGTGTCTCCTTTAGATAGATGCTTACGCCACGTAAGTGCTTAAGCAGGCCACTTTCTCTAGCCGACTTTCATGATGATGTGCTTGTTAAAGGCACGGAATGCCCATGGAATCATCACAATGAGCAGCAGGGCTGTATAGCCGACGCCATAAAGCCACTCGGCAGGCGTTAACGGGACGTAGGCACCACGCACAAGCATCGTTGGCGCGCTCGATGGGATGATCAAAAACAGAGGATTTTCAATCATCCCCAGGAAGTAAAGCATCGGTAGTTGCAAGATGATCGCGATACTCCCCATTGGCAGCAGGAAGTCGGTGATCTTGTCATATCGGACGATCAGGATGATTCCCAACAACGTATAGAGCACGCCCGCGATGAGCACTGCCGGGACTAACACCAGCAGATTGGGGATCGTCACCTGGTCGGTACGGCTCAAGATCAACATAGTGCCACCAACCATGATGGCGGCTTCTAGCGTCGCCAGGAAGGTCAGGGTGGCAACTTTGGACCAGATGTATTCTGATGTGCGTAGCGGCGAGACGATGGCTGCATTCAGGGTGCCTTCGTCTTTCTCAAAGATAATCATGCCCGCGACATAGAGCAGCGTAGAGCCACCCGCCACAGCTAACATGAGTGTGGGCACCAACAGATACATCTGCTCATTGGTGCCTAGTTGGGACAGCCCAATCGCGACTAAGACGCCCGCAGCGATCCCGATGACATAAAGTTTGCTGCGCCATTGCAGCGTGACATCCATCCTTATTGCAGAAAGAAACCGGCTCATGCGCTTAGCTCCTGCCCGGTCACCTCAATGAAGATATTCTCCAGGGTTGTTTCCTGGGTATGGATCGTCTCAAGGCGGCTGGCTGATTGAATCAGATCGAAGAAGGCAGCGTTCTGGCCCAGGCCATCCAGCGGGAACTCTTGCTGCTGCATTTGCTGGGTGCCGTTCAAATACTCTATCTGGACGTTGCGCTTGCCATACTGCTTTTTCAGCGTACTGGGGGTGTCAATGACATTGATGTGCCCCTGTGCGATGAAGCCCACGCGGTCGCAAAGTTCATCCGCCACATGCATATCATGTGTGGTGACGAACACCGTGGTGCCGCGATTGCGCATTTCCAACACGAGGTCCTTGATCTTACGGCTGTTTACCGGGTCCAGGCCGCTGGTTGGCTCATCCAAGAAGAGCAGTTCAGGCGCATGGATAAGCGCCCGTGCGACATTCAAGCGGATCTTCATCCCCTTGCTGAATTCCGATACCTTTTTATGGGCATCATCCTGTAAGCTGACCCATTCCAACACGTCCATGGGCTTGAATGTCTTGCGATTGTAAAGGGACTGGAAGTATTTCAGGTTTTCCAGGGCTGTTAGCTTAAGATAGTGGTTCGGTAATTCAAATGAGACGCCGATTTGCTCGTATAAGTCTTGTCCCCAGGCATTCAGTTCGCGGCCCATCATCTGGATGCTCCCGCTATAGTCTTTCAGCAGGCCAATGAGGATTTTTTGGGTGGTTGATTTGCCTGCGCCGGATGGCCCCAGGAAACCGAAAACTTCTTTCTCCGCAATGTTGAAGTTCAACCCGTGGAGGGTCTCTTTTTGGGCTCCAGGGTAGGTATAGCGCAGGTCTTTAACTGCAATCATGCTTCTTGCTCCTTGTCATCTTGCAGCTTCTGAGTCTTGAGCTGCTCATAATCTTGCATGCCCGTGTTGACGAGCTGCCGGATAATCTTTTTGCCGATATCCATATCTTGTAAATCATCTGGCGTGAGGGCCCGGTCCATAATTTCTGCGATGCCTTCGATTAGGTCATCTGTGGGCGGGATGTCTTTTTCTGGGATGATGCCATCCAGGCCAACCAGCCCAAAGGCGAGCATATTCATGACATGGGCGACGACTTTAGGGTCAATGTCCTGTCGCATAGCCCCGGCGTCCTGCATCCACTTCACGAACTGGAAACGACTGGATTCTTCTTGCTGTTCCTGATACTGCTCAAAGAAGTTCCCCGGCTTGCGCAAGTAACTGCCAAATACACGCCGATCTTGCTTGAACATCATCGACATAAAGGGGCTGCTATTCAGGGCATAAAGGACGTTTTTATACATCCCGCCAATGGTGCCGCCCTTAGGGTCAGCCTCCAGTAAGCCCATCCACGTTGTGGAGTAGATCGACATCTCTCGTAAGAGCAGTGCCTCGAATAATTCATCCTTGCTGGCAAAGTGCAGGTAAATCGCGCCTTTGCTGATGCCTGCCTCACGAGCAATATCGCTGACCGTTGTTTTGTCGTAGCCATAGTGGACGAAGAGCCCGGCGGCGGCATCCAGGATGCGTTGCTCGCGCTCAGGATTCGCAGTATTTTGGACATCGGTCATAATTCCTCCTGACTTTTTGACCAATTTTGCAAAATTGGTCATTTGGTTTTGTAAAAATATAAGATAACCCTTGACCTTTGTCAAGTAAAATCGCCTTGTAGCTGTGCAAATGCTGAGATAGCCGGAAGACCCATAGAAAAGGCCCTATGGAACAGGTAAAGTAAGGTGCATTCAACCGGGTTCGTAAATAAAGAGCAAATTGTCATGACGACTCAAACTTTGCCGGCTGTGGAACACTTCCGCAGCAGTACTGGCGTGGAGATTTATCGCATCCCTGCGGAGGCTTTCCCTGGTTTTTGGGCTTATGCTTATTTACTGATAGGCGCAGGCGTGCCGACTTTGGTTGATACAGGGTCAGGCTATCCAGCTAGTACGGAAGGTATATTGGCCGGGTTAGCTTCTGTCACAGCGGATTTTGACCCGGCTTTCAGGCTGCAAGATATCGCGCGTATTATCATTACCCACGGCCATGTCGATCATTTTGGTGGGCTTGTCGATTTATTGGAGGCTGTTGGCGGGGCAGATGTCGGCATTCATCCCTTGGATCGGCGTGTGCTGACGAATTATGACGAGCGCGTCATTGTGGCAACGAGGAACCTGACCATCTATCTCAAGAGTGCGGGCATCCAGGGCGAGGCCCTGACGGCGCTTTTGCAGTCATACGGCTTCAGCAAACAGCATATTCGCTCTTCAAAGGTTGATTTCGTCGTGGAAGATGGTGATGAAATCGACGGGATGCAGTTTGTTCACGTACCAGGGCATTGTTCCGGCCAGGTTGCAATCCGTTTAGGAGATGTATTGCTCAGTGCGGATCATGTCCTCTCGTATACGGCGCCTAATGTCGCTGCGGAAAGCATCACGCACTATACGGGCCTGGGGCATTATCGGGATTCGTTGCGTAAGGTTCAGGCGCTCGATGGTATCCGGTTGGCGATGGGTGGCCACGAAGATCCGATTGAGCATTTCTACGAGCGTATTGACCGGATACAGGCACGCATTGATCAGAAGCTAGGGCGTATTCTAACGATCATCCGCAACTCAGAGGCACCTATGAGCATCACGGATATTTGTGATGTCCTCTATGCGACGAAACAAGGTTTTGAACGCCTGCTGGCTCTGCAACAGACAGGGGCCTACACAGAATATCTCTATGATCGGGGCCATCTTTCTGTGGCTAATTTGCAGGCTATTGAACAGTCTGAGCAGGCAACTGTTTTATACAATGTTTTATAGAAAAGACCGCTTTTAGGGGCCTTAAATTTAAGGATGGTGATAGGTTGACACAGTATAATAAAGGTGATTTGCTTTAGCTGCGCAATGACCAGATGAACAAGTTGCCTCGTTATGGGTTCCCTGTTGACGCGACAGGAGACGTGGTCATGAACTTATCATTTTGGCTTAACCATCATCTACGGAAGGATACCGAATGAAAGCAATCATTCTCGCTGCGGGGATGGGCACTCGCTTGCGCCCTGTCACATTAACGATGCCCAAGCCTCTTGTGCCTGTCGCCAATAAGCGCTTGATTGAATATGCCTTGGATGTGCTTAAAGATGCCGGTTTAACCGACATTGGCGTGGTTGTGAATGATATGGATTCCCCTATCCGTGAACAACTTGGCACAGGGGAAGATCTCGGTGTTGAGATTACCTATATTGCGCAAGAAGAACGCAACGGCCTGGCTCATGCCATCAGCCTTTGTAAAGATTTTGTCGGTGATAGCAACTTCTGTGTTTTCCTGGGTGATGTGATCTTCCAGGATCATATGCAGTCACTGCTGAAGAACTTTGAATCCAGCGATTATGAAGCACAAATTGCCCTCGGCGAAGTACCGGACCCAACCCGGTTTGGTATCGCCGTCATTGAAGATGACTTGATCAAAGGCGTGGTAGAAAAACCAAAAGATCCGCCATCAAACCTGGCAATCGCGGGTATTTACCTGTTCCGTCCCTCAATCTGGGATGCTATTGCCAAGATCAAACCATCGTGGCGCAATGAGCTTGAAATTACGGATGCTATCCAGGAATTGATCACAGCAGGGCATAAAGTAGCGCCTTATGTGGTTGAAGGCTGGTGGATTGATGCCGGTAAGCCGGACCCTATCGTGACGGCCAATCAGCTCGTCCTGGAATCCCTGCCTTATTCGATCCCGCCAGAAGACAAATGCGAAGGTAACAGCGATGTCTCTCACCGCGTGATTGTGGGCGAGAATAGTAAAATCATCGATAGCGTCGTGCGCGGGCCAGTGATTATCGGGGATAACACCATTATCCGTAACAGCTATATTGGCCCTTATACCTCGCTGGGTGATGATGTCGTCATCGAAGGCAGCGAAATTGAGTACAGCATCGTCATGAACAACTGCGAAATACGCAATATCAGCGGGCGTATTGATCGCAGCTTGCTGGCACATAATGCACGTGTTACCCGCACAGAGCAGCCGCCACAGTCGCATCGCTTCGTCCTTGCGGAAAATAGCTACGTCGAGATGTAAGCCGCGCTGTATACGACTTTACGGCACACAGCAACCAACAATCTGGAAAACAAAAAACCGCCTAAAAGGCGGTTCTTTGTTTTGGGATGGAAGCGCCGGGGACCTGCCCCCCGGGTCCAACGGATTCGATGCTCGCACGTCTACAAGCGTAGTTCGCTGTTCAGCTTCGCCCTGGGCAGCCCCCGCGAACGCGGTTCACCCAGGACTAGCCGATAAGATCTTGGCCCGACTGTATCGGCGTCGACCGGGTAGCACCCGTGTCTTTTATGACGCCCTACACGCTCCGGACAGGGACGACTCGTGCGGACGGCTAGGCACGCTATGGCCTAGCTACCTCTCACAATGCTACTTACGCAGCAGCGAGGGCAAAGTTATTGTCTTCGGCACCTAATGTGCTTTGCCCTTGATAACGCAGTGGGACGCTGCGGCTCGCAGTGCGGCGTCAGCCTCCGCTGTCGAATCTAGTTCGCTCCCGTATTCAATTACGGATATTATAATCGCAATAGGGACAATTGTTAAGGCACCTTTATAAGAACCCTATAGGATTGCCCTATGTTGGGGCATGTTTTAGGGAACCTATTCTTGGCGGGGTCCTGTTTCTTTATGCACTCAGTGTAATTATTTATGTAAAATCACATTGCGATTGTGAAATTTATTACAATCGACACCTTTTTGGCTTAGTTCTCTCACATAGCCAACTAAACAGCTGTAGGGTATTATCAGGTATATTCAATGGCCATCAACCAAGAAAGGACGACACAGCGTGGAGACAGATGTGCTCATCATAGGAGCAGGGTTATCCGGGTTGGTCGCCGCCCGCGAATTAGAAAAAAATGACCTGAACGTTACCGTGATTGATAAAGGTCGCAGCGTAGGTGGACGACTGGCAACGCGTCGTATTGCAAACGGTACGGCTGATCACGGCGCTCAATTCTTCACAGCCAGGACCAATACCTTCAAAACAGAAATTGAGCAATGGCTTGAAGCGGATCTGGTACGCGTCTGGGGATATGGCTGGAGTGATGGCAGTATGAAGCGTACTGTCAGCGATGGTCATCCACGTTATGTGACCAACGGCGGTATGAATAAACTGGCAAAGTACCTGGCTGAAAAACTGGCTGATGTGCAGGTTGATGTACGTGTGACAGATATTTCCTGGGTTGATGGGCAGTGGAACGTGCGCACGGAAGGCGAAGGCGTCTACACCAGCCGCGCTTTGCTGATGACGCCCCCTGTGCCGCAAGCGCTGGAATTATTGGGCAAGGTCCCGCTTGTAGAGGACGACATGGAAGCCCTGACTCGTATTCAGTTCGGCCCTTGCTTATGTGGTATACACGTCCTGGAAGGTGATGTTCATCTGCCGGAGCCGGGTGCTGTCCAGAACTTTGCCAAGTCGGTCTATTGGATTGCAGATAACAAAGAGAAGGGCATCACCGATCAGCGGATTATCACCACGCAGGCGGGCACGCGTTGGAGCAAGAACAATTTTGATCTCCCGGCGGATGAAATCCTGGCTTTCTTACGCGCAGCGGTTGAACCATTCTTCACTTCCAACACGCGGGTTGTAGAAGAAGAACTCAAGCGATGGGAATATAGTGTGCCATTGATCACACATCCCTACGATACGCTTGTTGCAAAAGGGCTGCCTCTGGCTTTTGCTGGTGACGCTTTTGGTGGGCGTGGCCGCATGGAAGGGGCCTACGTCAGCGGCCTACGTGCAGCCGAAGCACTCGTTCAAACCTTAAAATAAACATCCCTGAATCGAAACGTCGTAAAAACAGAAAGCACGGGTGACCGTGCTTTTTAATTGCCCATTTTGATTGCCTATTTGGCTTTTCTCCCAACAGAAGCTTTTGTAGAAACGCTTGCAGTTCATTGCATACGTTTGCAGTACCTATAATTTTATAGGTTTACTCATGTTAAGACTGCTGAATTTTGCTAACATAGTCGCTTGTTCAAAGGTGGAAATATATGCGTAAAAGTGGCATGTTCACGGTCTTTATGGTCGTGTTCATAGGGTTAACGGGCTTCAGCTTTTTGATACCGCTGCTGCCTTTTTTGGCGCTTCAATATGGTGCGAATGAATTCGTTTTGGGGTTGCTACTGGCATCGTATGCGCTGTTTCAGTTAATTGGGGCACCTATCTTAGGACGCCTGAGCGATCGCTATGGACGACGGCCCGTTTTGTTGGTCAGCACGTTGGGGACCTTCGTCAGCTTATTGTTGGTTGCCTTCGCACAGAACCTCGTCTTGCTCTTTGCCAGCCGCATACTGGATGGCCTGACAGGTGGTAACATCGCGGTCGCACAAGCTTATGTAACTGACGTCACCGATGAACACAATCGGTCACGCGGATTGGGTATGCTAGGGGCCGCATTTGGCCTGGGCTTCATCTTTGGCCCGGCGTTAAGTGGCGTGCTCAGCGCTGTCGGGCGGGATGTCGTAAATCCCGCTGCGATGGAGGGGACATCAACGTTCCTACAGAGCTTTAATTGGGAATATGCCTTACCGGCTTTTGTCGCCTCAGCGATTGGCCTAGTAAACGTCCTTCAAGTGATCTTTACACTGCCGGAATCCCTGACAGAAGAACGGCGCGCAGAGTTGAAAGCATCCGCGGCTTCTGATCAACGTGGTTTTAGCCTGGGGGCTTTGCAGCGCACGCTTGAACGTCCGCGCATCGGGCCACTGCTGGTAATTCGCTTCTTGTTCAGCGTGGCATTCTCGATGTTCCAGGCTGCTTTCAGCCTATGGGGTGCTGTTAAGCTGGGTATGGATGCGACGGGCGTTGCTGGCGTCCTGACGTATGTTGGTTTTATTCAGGTCTTCGTGCAGGGCTTTGCCGTCGGCAAACTGACAGATCGTTTTAGTGATGCCTGGTTATTATTCTGGGCTGCCATCGGCATGACAGTGGGTCTGGCGGGGTGGGCTATTTCACCTTCTGTGCCTGCGCTGCTGCTGGCAATGCTCCCGATCTCTTTTTCAGGTGGTGTCTTTAATACGGTCATCAACAGCGCCCTCACCAAGACCGCATCTCGTTCTGAAGCAGGGGGCATCCTGGGCATTTCCGCATCTCTAGAGAGCTTCACCCGCGTGATAGGCCCGGTTGTTGGTAACAGTTTGATTGGTTTGGGAACATGGCTGCCGGGTATCTTCGGCGCAGGTGTCACGGCGGCGACAGCGCTCTTTGCCTGGAATCGGGTCATCAAGGTAGAAGCCCACGAAAAGGAAAAAGTCGGCCACGCGGATTAATCTGCTATAGATTAATCGTTAGATCAAATCACCTCGAAGGATCATTATGGCACAGGCTGAACAACATACGCGTCGCTGGCCTCGGTTATTGCGGCGTTTTCTAATTGTACTCGCCATTATCGTCATCATTGCGCTTGTGAGTTTTGTCGTCTGGGCGAGCTCAACCAATCCGCTTATGGCAGAGGCAGCGGCGGCTTTGCAAGATACAGCCTCGGTAGACGTTGCAGAAGAAGCCTTTATCAGCTTTATGCCACAGGGAGATGCGCCCGACACTGGCTTGATCTTATATCCTGGTGGGCGCGTCCAACCAGGGGCTTATGCTCCGCTGGCGAGCGCTATTGCTGAGCAGGGGTATTATGCGGCTATCGTCTATGCCCCCTTGAATTTAGCCTTCTTTGATACCGATGCTGCACTCAAAGTGATCGAAGCGCATCCAGAAGTGACGCATTGGGCTGTGGGCGGGCACAGCCTGGGTGGTGTTGCTGCCAGTCTCTTTGTCTCAAATCATCCCCAGCTTGTGGACGGACTGCTTTTCATGGGGTCTTACCCGGCAAATGACGAACTTGCCCAATATGAAGATTTAGAGGTCGTCTCACTTTATGGTACGGATGATGGCCTTGCTGACGTGGATACAATTCTTACCAGTGCTGAAAATCTGCCCGCTGATACGCAGTTCATCGCCATAGAAGGCGGCAATCACGCTCAGTTTGGCTACTATGGTGACCAGGCTGGCGATAACCCGGCTGCAATTAGCCGAGAAGAACAGCAGGCCCAGGTCCTGGAAGCCGCTGTACAATTGCTGAGCCGTATCGAAGCAGAGCGTTAGAACGCCCGTTTTGCATACACTTCTAATCCGTGAGCGCTCTCAACAAACTGTGTGATTTGCACACAGTCTGACATATGAGTCATCTCAGGCTGATCGTCAAGCGTTTTACTGTTGGATTGGCCTAAAAA
The Phototrophicus methaneseepsis DNA segment above includes these coding regions:
- a CDS encoding NAD(P)/FAD-dependent oxidoreductase, with product METDVLIIGAGLSGLVAARELEKNDLNVTVIDKGRSVGGRLATRRIANGTADHGAQFFTARTNTFKTEIEQWLEADLVRVWGYGWSDGSMKRTVSDGHPRYVTNGGMNKLAKYLAEKLADVQVDVRVTDISWVDGQWNVRTEGEGVYTSRALLMTPPVPQALELLGKVPLVEDDMEALTRIQFGPCLCGIHVLEGDVHLPEPGAVQNFAKSVYWIADNKEKGITDQRIITTQAGTRWSKNNFDLPADEILAFLRAAVEPFFTSNTRVVEEELKRWEYSVPLITHPYDTLVAKGLPLAFAGDAFGGRGRMEGAYVSGLRAAEALVQTLK
- a CDS encoding MFS transporter, with the protein product MRKSGMFTVFMVVFIGLTGFSFLIPLLPFLALQYGANEFVLGLLLASYALFQLIGAPILGRLSDRYGRRPVLLVSTLGTFVSLLLVAFAQNLVLLFASRILDGLTGGNIAVAQAYVTDVTDEHNRSRGLGMLGAAFGLGFIFGPALSGVLSAVGRDVVNPAAMEGTSTFLQSFNWEYALPAFVASAIGLVNVLQVIFTLPESLTEERRAELKASAASDQRGFSLGALQRTLERPRIGPLLVIRFLFSVAFSMFQAAFSLWGAVKLGMDATGVAGVLTYVGFIQVFVQGFAVGKLTDRFSDAWLLFWAAIGMTVGLAGWAISPSVPALLLAMLPISFSGGVFNTVINSALTKTASRSEAGGILGISASLESFTRVIGPVVGNSLIGLGTWLPGIFGAGVTAATALFAWNRVIKVEAHEKEKVGHAD
- a CDS encoding alpha/beta hydrolase, translating into MAQAEQHTRRWPRLLRRFLIVLAIIVIIALVSFVVWASSTNPLMAEAAAALQDTASVDVAEEAFISFMPQGDAPDTGLILYPGGRVQPGAYAPLASAIAEQGYYAAIVYAPLNLAFFDTDAALKVIEAHPEVTHWAVGGHSLGGVAASLFVSNHPQLVDGLLFMGSYPANDELAQYEDLEVVSLYGTDDGLADVDTILTSAENLPADTQFIAIEGGNHAQFGYYGDQAGDNPAAISREEQQAQVLEAAVQLLSRIEAER